Part of the Natrialbaceae archaeon AArc-T1-2 genome, ACGACTCGAGTCCTGAGCCGGAGTCGCTGCCCGCTCCGTCGGTCGCGACCACACCGGTTCGAGCCGCGTCGGTCCCGCTCGTCCCGGTGAACGACAGGACGTTCCCGGCGACTGCGCGTGCGGCGAACCCCGCGTTTCGTTTCACCCGGTTGAGCGCCCACCGCTTCCAGCGGGTGCCGTACGGCAGAAACTGCCAGACGTCGTACTCGGTCGCGAGCTCACGCTGGGTCTGCGGACGAACGCCCATCAGCAGCTGGAACTCGAGGTCGGCCTCGGCGTCTCCGGCGCGGTCGATCGCGTACTCGATCATCGCGGGATCGTGGGTGGCGACGGCGACCGTCCCCTCGACGCTCTCGAACGCTCGCTCGAGGAGTTCGCGGTAGGCTCGGTCGATGCGATCTGCGTCCGTGTAGGCGACCCCGGGCGGGCGCTCGTAGGCACCGCCTTTGACGAGACGTAGCTTTCCCGGGACGGACGCGAGACGCTCGAGGTCGTCGGCCGTGCGCTCGAGGTCAGCCTGCAGACAGACGCCGATCCGGCCGTCGGAGACGCGTGCGAAGCGTTCGTAGGCGTCGAGCGTGGCGTCGACCGTCGTGTGTGCTTCCATGTCGAGCCAGACGAAGACGTCGTGCTCGACGGCCGTCTCGAGAACGCAAGCGAGCAGGTCGCGAAACCGGACGGGACTGCACTCGAGCCCGAGCTGGGTCGGTTTGAGCGAGATCGCCGTCTCGCATCCGAGATCGGCGGCGGCGACGTCTGCGATCAGCTGGCGATACTCCGCAGTGTCGGCCTCGGCGGTCGCCAAATCGTCGTGGTGTGAGCCGAGCAGATTGAACATCGGCTTGATGCCGTGGACCGTCTGCCGCCGGGCGTGGTCGATCGCCTCGGACGCCGTCTCGCCGGCGACGAAACGGTTCGCGACTGGCGGGAGCATGATCGTCGTTCCGACCGATCGGGTGATAGTTAGTGTCTCGTTTCCGTTTCGACGGCCCGCGTTCGAAGCCGACGAAGCGGTCACTCGAGCGCCTCGAGCAGGATGCCGACGAGCTCGAGATAACCGAGCGTCCCGACGACGACGACGCCGAGTGCGAGCAGGAACGGAACGATCGTCCGGACGTGCGCTCGGAATCGAACCGGGATCGGTTCGAGACGTCCGCTCATGGGTTGTCTCCGCCCGCGTCCTCGAGGCCGTCGGGTGATTGTCGATCGCTTCGACGGGATGGGTCACTTTCTGGCACAGAACCGACGGCAACACCGCGGCACTTGAACCCTGGTCAGACGTTCAGAATCTGAAACGGCGTCAGACGTGCGTCAGACGGCTGGACGACCACGTTTTCGTCTCGTTGATAGGAAAACAGGTCGTTACGAACGGGGAAAAACCCTGTCCGGTCAGAACCCGAGGACTAGCGCCGAGACGCCGATGAAGATGACCATCCCGAAGACGTCGACGACGTTGGTGACGATCGGGATCGTCGTGTCGTCCGGGTCGATCCCCAGCCGGTAGGAGGCGTAGGTCGCGGCGAAGCTGAAGACGATCGCGATCACGGCCACCGACATGCCGCTGACGAGCGAGATGAGCAGTAAGGTACCGAGTCCGAGCGGCGAGCCGATGACGGTGCCGACCAGATACGCGCCGATTGCGAGCGCGGTAAAGACCGTCACGGCGAGTGCCAGGATTGCGCCGACGTTCGCCCACAGCACCCGGTCTTTCGGGTCGATCGTCGTCGTTCCCAGGTGAAACCGGGTCGACAGTCGCGAACTCAAGATCGCACCGAGGTTGCCGCCCATGTCGACCATCGTCGGCACCATCACCGCCAGAAGACCGTACCGTTCGAGCATCTCCTCTGCACCCTCTAAAGTGATACCAGCCCAGAGGACGATGATCGAGAGCACGATTAGCAGCGGAAACATGTTGCCGACGATCGATCGCCAGTCCCACGTCCCGAG contains:
- a CDS encoding magnesium transporter; its protein translation is MVVPQGSLGTWDWRSIVGNMFPLLIVLSIIVLWAGITLEGAEEMLERYGLLAVMVPTMVDMGGNLGAILSSRLSTRFHLGTTTIDPKDRVLWANVGAILALAVTVFTALAIGAYLVGTVIGSPLGLGTLLLISLVSGMSVAVIAIVFSFAATYASYRLGIDPDDTTIPIVTNVVDVFGMVIFIGVSALVLGF
- a CDS encoding proline dehydrogenase family protein, producing MLPPVANRFVAGETASEAIDHARRQTVHGIKPMFNLLGSHHDDLATAEADTAEYRQLIADVAAADLGCETAISLKPTQLGLECSPVRFRDLLACVLETAVEHDVFVWLDMEAHTTVDATLDAYERFARVSDGRIGVCLQADLERTADDLERLASVPGKLRLVKGGAYERPPGVAYTDADRIDRAYRELLERAFESVEGTVAVATHDPAMIEYAIDRAGDAEADLEFQLLMGVRPQTQRELATEYDVWQFLPYGTRWKRWALNRVKRNAGFAARAVAGNVLSFTGTSGTDAARTGVVATDGAGSDSGSGLESSRE